TTTCTTTACCTACTTTAAGCGCTATATCTAAAAATGCAGTGTTACAAGAATTAGCAAATGCTTGTTCTAGAGTTAAGGTTCCATGTCCCTCCAATTTATTACATTTTAGAACTCTATTATGTACTTCTGAAGATCCGGTACATGTATAAGTGTAATTTTCATCTACTATCCCTTCTTCTAGTGCCGCATATAAAACCACTATCTTAAATACAGAACCAGGTGCATACATATATTTTATAGCTCTATTTTCTAATTCTCCATTACTCATCTTTAAATATTCACTTATAGAATCTCTGTCAAAATTAGGCCTAGATGTCATAGCTAATACTTCTCCACTTTTTACATCAGATATAACTACTGAGCTTGGATTTTGTTCTTTATCGACTAGCTTTTCTAATTTTTTTTGAATATCATAATCTATAGTTAACTTTAAATGTCTATCATCTTTGTTCTTTTCATTTACTTTTACACTACCATCTAGAACTCCAATTTTTTTGTTCTTACCTGCATTACCTGAACTTCCAGCTTTAAATACTTCTACATAGTCTAAATTTTTATCTTTTAATACGTCATCCTTACTTTTTTCAATACCACTTACTCCATTACTATCTTTATCTATGTATCCTATAGTATGAGCTAGTATATCTTCATCTGAATACCTATATGTCTTTTTGTCTATTATTATGTTTTCCTTTTCCAATCTACCTTTTAAGTTATCATTCATTTTGCTTACTTTTAATTCAACTATTGGTGAAACTGGATTTTCTTGTATTTTTTCATATATATGAGAGTTATCAAGTCCTGTAACTTCTTGTATTAATTCCATATATCCATCATCCACATTAATTTTATCTTTTTGAATTATTATTATATCTTCACTTTTAGTATCTGTTATTTTTTTATTGTTTCTATCATATATAGTACCTCTCCCTGAGCTTAAGTTTATGCTCGAGCTACTCTGATCTCTAACACACTTTTTATAAAAGTCAGAATGTGTAATTTGGATGTCTACCAATCTATATATTAAAAATCCATAAATTAATATAAACAATACAAATATAGAATACATTCTGTTTTTACTTGTATATTTTATTGAACTCTTTTTTCTAGACATAAAATCACCCCTTAGTAATTGTAATTCTTGACAATTTCTAAGGGGTTAATACTATTTATTATTAATGTAATTGTGTTTTTATTCTTGCTATCACCATATCTATTGCAACTTCGTTTTGTCCACCTTCTGGTATTATTATATCTGCATATTTTTTATATGGCTCTATAAATTGATCGTGTGCAGGTTTAACAGTTGTTAAGTATTGCTCTATAACAGAATCTACTGTTCTACCTCTCTCTTTTATATCTCTTTGAATTCTTCTTAAAATTCTTAGATCATCTTCTGTATCTACATATATTTTTATATCTAACTTATTTCTTAATTCTTCATCTTCAAGTATCATTATACCTTCAACAATTACTATATCCTTAGCCTCTGTAGTTACAGTATTCTCTAAGTCTCTAGTGTGAAGTTCATAGTCATATATAGGTTTTTCTATACTTTCTCCATTACATAACATATCTAAGTGCTTTATTAATAATTTATTATCAAAAGCTAATGGATGGTCATAGTTAGTCTTTAATCTATCTTCAAATGATAAATGAGCTTGATCTTTGTAGTACGCATCTTGTTCTATTATAGCTATGTTTTCCTCTGGTATACTTTCCTTTATTGATTTGCAAACTGTACTTTTTCCTGATCCTGTCCCACCTGTAATACCTATTATCAGTGTCTTTTTGTCCTTTGTCATCTTTGAATCTCTCCTTAAAAATTTTTTATTTATTCATAATCATCTGGCATAGCTTCGCCTGTGTAGAATCCATGTGTCAATGGTCTATGACTTTTTTCTTTTATTTGCTCTAACCAAATAGGATTGAATTCCCATTCATTAGGGTTTTTATAAAATTCATCTAGAGCTTTTCTATAGACTTTTATAACTGTTTCTAAGTATTCGTCGCTTTGTAATCTTGAATCTATCTTTAAACTAGTCACACCTGCTTTTACAAAGTCAGGTACAAAGTTTAACATACATAGGTCTTTTGAGTTAAATAAGAAAGTTCCTTTTTCATCTTCAAAAACTGGGTAGTATTCCCCTTGTCTTTTTTCTTCTAATAAGTTATACTTATTGTTTCCTTCTTTGTACTCTACATTATCTTTACTTCCTAAGTAGCTACTTAAAAGCCTTCTTCCTGAATAAGATATACATATAGGTCCATGGACAAAAGTTTCTATTTCCATATCTAATGGAGTTTTAGCTCTTATTGTACTTATTTCATCAAAAGATAATTCACTAGTGATAATTATTCTTCTAACTCCTTGATCATACCAAAAGTTAGCTGAATTAAAATTAGTTACGTTTGCTTGCTGTCCCATGTGAATTTTAACATTAGGTATAGTATTTTTAGCTATCGTTAAAACCCCAGGATCTGTTACTATTATTCCATCTATGTTTAACTTTTCAAGTTCTACTAAGTAATCCTTTAAACTTTCGAAGTCCTCATTGTGTGGCATAACATTAACAGCTACATAAACTTTTTTATTGTTGTGATGGGCAAATTCAACGCCTTGCTGTAATTCTTCTCTTGAGAAGTTTTTAGCTATAGCATCAATTCCAAATGAATCTCCACCTATATAAACAGCGTCTGCACCACTTTCAAACGCTAATTTCAAGCTATTTAAATCTTTAGCTGATGATAAAAGCTCAACTTTATGCATTAAAATCACCTCTTACTTTCTTTTTATAGCTAAGTGTGACTCCATCTCCAATAGGGATTATAGATGTATCTAAGTAATCACAATTGCATATATAATCTAGATAACTTCTCATTCTCTTAACTATAGTCTTTTTTCTTCTGATTACATAACTGTCATGAGCTACCATTCCTTTGTACAGAATATTATCAGATATTAAAAGTCCATCTACTTTTAATTTATCTATTATCATATCATAAAATAACTTATATTGTCCTTTAGCTGCATCTAGGAAAATCATGTCAAATTCACCTTCAACTTGTTTTAAAAGTTCTTCTGCATCTCCTTCTAATATAGTTATATTATTTTCTAATCCAGCTTTTTTGATATTTTCTTTTGCCTTTTCGATCATTTTTTCATTTCTCTCAACAGTTATTATTTCTACATCTTTATCTAAAACTGTTGCAAATAGTATAGATGAGTATCCTATTGCACAACCAACTTCTAAAATTCTCTTTGGTCTTTGAACTTTTAATAATACTTTTAAAAAATCTGAAACTTCTTTATGAACTATTGGAACATTATGCTCTTTAGCATACTCTTCCAATTCTTTTAGTAACCCTTCTTTATCCCTTAAAGTATTTCTTATATAATCTTCAACTAAATCATCAACTATATTACTCATATCTTCAACTCCTTGAGTTGCCCTAAAAAAAGACAAAGTTACGCCTTAAAACTTATATTAAGCTTTGCGATAATCCTTTGCCTTTTTGGACAAATATTTTATTTATTTTTCTGTTTTATCTTCTTTAACTTTATCTCTTTCTTGCTTGTAACTTTCTACGTGTTTTAAGTGCTCTTTATATGTTTTACTGTAATTATTTTTTCCTCCTACAGTTGCTACAAAATATAAATAATCCGTATTAGATGGATATAGTGCAGCTTCTATCGATTTAACTCCGGGACTACATATAGGAGTAGGTGGTAATCCTTTGTTTAAATAAGAATTATAAGGAGAATCGACTTTTAAATCCTTATACATTACTCTTTCTTTTCTTTTATCAAACGCATATTGTAGCGTAGCATCTGACTGAAGAGGCATTCCTATTTTTAACCTATTATAAAAAACACTAGCAATCATAGGTCTATCTTCATCTACAACAGCTTCCTTTTCTATTATAGAAGCTAAGTTTATAACTTGTTGAAGCGTTAATCCCATTTCCTTTTGCTTTTCTTTAAATTTATCATTATAAACTTGTTCAAATCTCTTTAACATTTCAGATAAAACTTCTTTTTCTGTACTTTCTTTATCAAAGTAATAAGTATCAGGATATAAAAATCCTTCTAAGTTCTTTATATCAGATTCTTTCAAAAATGCAAAATCAGTGTAGAATTCTTTAGGATTATTGATTAATTGCTCATATTTTTCAGCACTTCCTAATTTTTTATCTGTTAAAGATTTTATTACTTCCTTATAAGTTAATCCTTCCGGTATAGTTACCTTTGTTCCATCGTTATGAACTTTTCCATCAGTAAGTATACTTAAAATTTTAGAGTTTGAATAACTTTGACGTAATAAATACGTCCCCGCTTTGACTCCATGTTTATTAGGTTTTACCTTTTCTACAGCTTTAAATAAAACTTTATTTTTAATTAATTTATTTTCTTGTAAAATATCTGCTACATCAGTTAATGTTGCTCCATTAGGTATTTCAACTATTATTTCTTTTTTGCTGCTTTTATTGTATGGTCCTATTTGACTATATATATATCCAGCAAGTAAAGCCAATATAATTACTATTATAATAGCTACTATTTTCAAGTTTACCTTTCTAAAATTCATAGGGTTATCTACTCCTTATGTATATTTATATCCTTTATATTATAAATCTAAGAATAAAAATTTTCAATAAAATTGTCGAAACTAAATAAAAAGCCTAACGTTATTTTTTACACGTTAGGCTTTTTTTAATCATATCTATTAGAATTTTAAAGTTTTATCTTTAGTTACAACCCCATAAACTAGTTTTCCTGCTTCCACTTTTTCATCAGATATTGTATAAGCTTTTAAGAATCTATCTTTTGCTCCTTCAATTTTATCTAATTTATTGTAATGCATATATGCTATTGTTTCGCCTTCATTTACAAAGTCTGAAACTTTTTTAGTTAAAACTATACCTGCTGATAAATCTAATTCATCTTCTTTAGTTTCTCTTCCTGCCCCTAGCATCATAGCAGAAACTCCAACTTCTTCAGCTTCTATTTTTGCTATATAACCAGTTTTCGGAGCTTTTATTTCCATTATTTCTTTTGCTTGAGGTAAAAGAGAATAATCATCAACTATATTACTATTTCCACCTTGATTTTCTATAAATTCTTTTAATTTATCAAGTGCACTTCCTGTAGTTATAGCTTCTTGAATCTTCGCTTTACCATCTTCAAAGTTATCAACTACTTTTGCTAATAGTAACATATATGCACCTAATGTTTCGCATAACATTACGAAATCTTTAGGTCCTCTTCCTTTTAAAGTTTCTATAGCTTCTATAACTTCTAATGAGTTCCCTACTGCAAATCCTAGCGGTTCATCCATATCAGTTATAAGTGCTATAGTTTCTCTATTCATATTATCTCCGATATCAACCATTTCTTTTGCCAGTGCAAATGAATCGTCTATAGTTTTCATAAATGCACCGTCTCCAGTTTTGACATCTAACACTATAGCATCAGCTCCAGATGCTAATTTTTTACACATTATACTACTTGCAATTAATGATATATTATCAACTGTTGCTGTTACATCTCTAAGTGCATACATCTTTTTATCTGCCACAGCTATAGATGCAGTTTGTCCACATACAGCTATATTATGCTTATTAACTGATTGTATAAATTTTTCTGGTTCCATTTCTATAGAAAATCCAGGAATAGCTTCTAGTTTATCTAATGTTCCTCCAGTATGCCCTAGACCTCTTCCTGACATCTTAGCAACTGGTGCTTTACATGCAGCAACTAACGGTGCTAATGCTATTGTAGTTTTATCTCCTACCCCACCTGTACTATGCTTGTCCACTTTAATTCCATTTATAGCTGATAGGTCTATAACTTCACCTGAGTTCATCATAGCCTCTGTTAGAAACGCAGTTTCTTCTTTAGACATTTTATTTATATATATAGCCATTAAAAGAGCAGATGCCTGATAATCAGGAATCTCTTCTTTAGAGTACTTCTCTACGAAAAAGTTTATTTCTTCTTTAGTTAATACTTCTCCATCTCTTTTCTTTTTTATAATGTCATAAATTCTCATAACGAGTCTCCTTTGTATCATTATTTTATAGTTTTGTAGTACGTTAAATTCTTATAATTTGTTAACTATTGATTTAACTAAGTTTAAAAATTCTGATTTAACTTTTTGTGTTGTCTCTATAACTTCTTCATGATTTAAAGGTTGATTTAATATTCCTGCTGCCATATTTGTTATACAAGATATTCCTATAACATCTAAGTTTGAATGTCTAGCTACTATAACTTCTGGAACAGTTGACATTCCAACTGCATCTGATCCTAAAATTTGAGCTAATTTAACTTCTGCAGGTGTTTCATAAGTTGGGCCACTAAAGAAAGTGTATACGCCTTCTCTTACTTGTATTCCTAAATCTTTAGCACATTCCTTTGCTAATTCTACATACTTTGGAGTATATGCTGTTGACATATCTGGGAATCTTACTCCTAATCTATTATCATTAGATCCTATTAGCGGATGATGACCACTAAAGTTTATATGATCTCTTATTATCATTAAATCTCCTGGTTTGAAATCTTTATTTGCTCCACCAGCTGCATTAGTAACTATTACAGTTTTAACGCCTAAAGCTTTCATAACTCTTACCGGGAATGTTACGCTCTCCATTGAGTATCCTTCGTAAAAATGGAATCTTCCTTGCATAGCTATAACAGTTTTTCCTTGTAAAGTTCCTATTACTAATTGTCCATTATGTCCTTCTACTGTAGAAACTGGGAAATTTGGTATTTCATCATATTTTATTTTTACAGGATTTTCTATCTCATCACCTAAAACACCTAACCCCGAACCTAATATAAGTCCTACTTCTGGAGCTTGTTCTATTTTAGATTTTATATAATCTGTACTCTCTTGAATTTTATCATATAAATTTTTCATATTTTCCTCCAACTAGCTAATTATTTTATAATGTCATTTTTAAAACTTTTACCATGTTTAGGCATTTTTACATTTAATAGATCAGCAACTGTAGCTCCTATATCTGCAAAACTGCTTCTAGTTCCTAAATTTAATCCACTCTTAACATTTATACCGCAAATTAACATAGGTATATATTCTCTTGTATGATCAGTTCCTTTGTATGTAGGATCATTACCATGGTCTGAGTTTATAATTAATATATCATCATCTTCCATGTTTTCTAATATTTCAGGTATTCTAGCATCAAATTCTTCTAATGCTTCTTTATATCCTTTAACATCTCTTCTATGACCATATTTAGAGTCAAAATCAACTAAATTTGTGAATATAAGACCATTATTTTCTTTCTTCATGTAATTTATAGTTTGGTCTACTCCATCCATATTATCTTTAGTATGTATAGCCTCTGTTATACCTTGTTTATTAAATATATCTTCTATTTTTCCAACTCCTATAACATCTAGGTTTGAATTTTTTATATTATCTAAAACTGTATCTTCAAATGGACTTAAAGAGTAATCTCTTCTGTTAGAAGTTCTTTCAAATGCTCCTGGTTGTCCAACAAATGGTCTTGCTATTATTCTTGCAACTGCATTATCGCCCATCATTATTTCTCTTGCGATTTCACACATTTTATATAATTCATCTAAAGGAATTATTTCTTCATGTGCTGCAATTTGGAATACACTATCTGCAGAAGTATATACTATAACTTCTCCAGTTTTCATTTGTTGCTCTCCTAGTTCATCTAGTATAGCTGTTCCAGATGCAGGCTTATTACCTATAACTTTTCTATTTGTCTTTCTTTCAAATTCATCTATTATTTCTTTTGGGAATCCATTTTCATATGTTTTAAAAGGTGTTTCAACTAAAACTCCTGTCATCTCCCAGTGTCCAGTTGTTGTATCTTTACCCTTAGATACTTCACTAGCTCTACCAAATGCTCCTATAGGGCTTTTAACGCCTTCTAAGCTATCAATACCATCTATATTACCTAACCCTAATTTCAGCATATTAGGTAACTTTATATCTTTATAGTTTTTAACTATGTTACCCAAAGTGTTTACATTTACATCTCCAAATTTTTCTGAATCAGGAAGTGCGCCTATCCCAACACTATCAATTATCATCCATATAACTCTGCTCATAAAATTTTTCCTCCTAAATGTTAGTTTATTTTCTAGGATGTTTTTCCTTTAGTTCTTGTCTTATATTCTTATCTATACAATTTAAATAATATTGTAAACTTGATAAATTAGAATTTCCTAAAATTTTGCTGACTACAGCTATGTTTGCACCTTGATTTAATAAGTGTATAGCAAATGAATTTCTAAGAATAGTTGGATTTATACTTTTATTTATATTTGCTCTTTTTGCATGTTTTTTTATTAATTTCCAAAGACCTTGCCTTGTAAATCTAGTTCCATTAGAGTTTGTGAATAAAGCCTTTTCCTGAAAGTTAGTTTTTAAAATCTCACTTCTTGACTTAGTTAAATAGTTGTCTAAATATTTTTTTGTAGTTTTAGACATAGGTATTACTCTAGGATTTTTTCCTGATTCACAACAAATATAATCATATTCTAAATTAACATCATCTAAATCTAAATCTATTAACTCTGTTACTTTCATACCTGTCCCATATAAAATCTCAAATATAGCTTTGTCTCTTATATCTTTTGCATTTTTAGGTTCAGGAAAATCTAGTAAAGCCTCTATTTCTTTTAAACTTAAAATATCTATTTCTTTTTTTTCTATCTTAGGTTTTTTTATATTTTTAGATATATTACTTTCTATGTATCTATTTAAAAATAAATATTCATAAAAAGACTTTATAGATGATATACTCCTAGAAATCGTAGCTGTAGATACATTATTTTTTTCTAATTCTATTATATAACTTATTATATCATTTTCTGTTGATTCAAATAAGTTAATACTTTTATTTTCTATATATGTTAAATACTTTTTTATATCTATAAAGTAAGAGCTAACTGTATTTTCTGTCAACTTTCTTATAGATTTTATATATTCTATATATTCATTTAGTAGTTGCATATTGTAGTCCCTTTAAAATATTTTTAGTGTTATTGTAGATATAGCATTTAAAATAGTTTGTGCAGACACACTAATCATTATTATAAGAAATGAGTTTATTATATACCTTTTCATTAAATATGTACAGTTTGTTTTATTTTGTTTTCTTACATTTTTTATAAATTCTTCAAAGTACTTAAGTGATATTAATGCTAGTATTATCATACCTGGAAGTACTATCGAAAATTTAATAAGTGTCACACATAACATTTTAAATGAACTAGCCTTCATAGCTATTATGAAAGTATTTATAGTATACCCTATCGATAAGCCTTTTACCGCAAAAATAATTAAAGCTATAGGTGCTAAAATTATGCTTAATGTACATATCGACATACCTGCTAATAAACTTAAGTCCATTTTAAAATTTGACATTAAAACTTCTTTTATTTTCATTCCTGAATCATAGTAGCTATTTGTATAAGTTATGTTATTACTTATTACCTCTGTATATTGAGGAAACATTTTATTTAACAATGATCCTAAAATAACAAATAATATAAACAAACTAGATATAATTATCATATCCTTACTTATTTTATCCAATGTGGTTCTTCTATTTATTCTTCTCAAAAACTACAACCCCCTCTTTTGTTCTTACATAATTTTTATGCAAGAGAAGAGGAGGTTATTCCTAATTATAAAAGTTCTTTCGCAAGCAAAAGACCTATAGATGTTTTAGCATCTTCTATATCATTTTTATTAATCATTTCATATGCATCATTTAAATTAACTTCATGTAATTCTAAAAATTCATCTTCATCTAGACAACACTCACCCTTTTCTAGGTCTGTAGCTAGATAAACATATATTTTTTGATTAGAAAATCCTGATGATGTATAAAATTTATGTATTAATTTCATATTATTTGCACTATATCCAGTTTCTTCTTTTAGTTCTCTAATAGCACAGTCTTTTGGACTTTCTCCCTGTTCTAATTTTCCAGCAGGAATTTCCCATAAAACTTTTTCTATTGCTTTTCTAAACTGTCTAACTAATAAAACCTTATTATCATCAGTTATAGCTACTATTCCGACTGCCCCAGGATGTTCTATTATTTCTCTTTTTTGATAGCCTTTTTTAGGAACTTCGACAGTATCTACTTTCAGGCTTATAACCTTTCCAGTATATATCCTGTCACTACTTACTGTTTGCTCTTCTATTATCATAACAAACCTCCATTAAGTAATATGCTGCACTACTTGCAGCATCAAAGAATTCACTATCTTGTTCATAATTTCTACCCATACTCTTAACTTTCAATTCAAAATAGTTTAAATCGTCTAAAGTACTGCCTGGATTTACATATGCTATATTGTGCTTTTCAGCTAATTTATTTTCTTTTATTTGGTTATTTACATAATCTAGTTTTTCTTTATCTTTAAGCCCTATAGGTATATTAACTTCTACATTTACTATCTCGCTTAATACAGTTATACTATGATGACTTATACCTACATGTCTATCTCTTTTGTCTGCAAAACTCATTCTTGGAATTGCAATAGGAGTTCCTCCTAGCTTTTTAACAGCATCTAGTATTGGCCCTTGTTCTATACCTGTGAAACCATATTTAGTTCCTGTACCTGCTATTCCAGGCCCCATACTTACAAATACTGCATCAGCATTTAAAACTTCTTTTGCAGTTATTAATGCTGAATAAATGTTTATACATTCATAATCTCCGCCAAATGCATTACCTATTGTTATAGTATCATCTATCAATTTTTTATTTTTTAGATTTTCTACATTCTTACTTAAGTATATAGGTAGAGATGCTCCATCTGTCATTATATATACTAATTTTTTATCCGGATTATGTCTTTTGTATGATGCAACAAATGGAGTAAGCATACTATGTAATGTACCAACAACAACAGGTAGGTTGTCTAGGCTTTTAAACTCATTTATTTTATCATGTAGTTTACTATCTTGTTCCTCTACAGAATCTACTTTAACCTGTAACGGTGTATATCTCAATTTCATAATATGACCACCCGGAGTCATATCAGATTCTATTTTATTTAAATTAGTTATTACAAAATGATAACCACCTGTACCAAGACTTAATTCAACTGCAGTTGTATTTAATACAACTTCATCACCTATATCTACACTTCCCGTCATCTTAGGATAATTATAAGCTTTTTCTATATTACCATTAATATTTACAGTTATTTCTTCTAAGTTTTGTGACTTACTTTTTATAGATTCAACTACTCCAATTCTTTTACTTATCATAAGATTACCTTCCTAGTTTATCAATAAAATTTAAAACCTTATTATTTTCTATTATTTTTGTTAAAGAGTATTTTTCAGTAAGTGCATGTATAAATACTAAAAATACTAACCATCCAATTCTTATAGGTCTAGCGTATCCTATAGCAATTAAGATTCCTATAGATATACCTAATACATTAGATCCTGTATCTCCCATCATAGCTTTAGCTTTTAAATCATCAAAGAAGTATACGATTACACTCGGTAATAATATAAGAACTAAACCTTTAGGATAACCTACTAAAGTTAATAATAGCGTTATAATTATAACTATATATACTTTTATTGCTCTTCCTGGTCTTAAATCTAGTAAATTCATTAAATTAGTAGATAAAGCTATTATTAAAGTATTTATACATATATCAGCTATATTTTTAGATATTGCAACTGATATAGCAAGGCCTACAAATCCTCCAAATAATGCTTTAAATCCACCCGTTGTAAGATGTCCTTTTAATAAACTTTTAAAATGCCCCTTTAATCCACTTACATCTCTGTTGCCTACAATATCGTCTAAAATACCTACTAAGCACATAGATAATAGCCCAAATATATACATAAATGTATATACTAAGTCGCTATGGTTAGTTGTAAAGTATATTAAAATAATACTATTTATAACTATCGTAGGTAGAAAAACTAATCCCATACTTACAGGTATCATATCTTTTTTATAATTTGGTCTTATTACATTACTGGACACCAACATATTTCTAAAAAATGGCATAACAACATAAGTTGTTGCTACACCAACTAGTAGCATTATTATATACAGTATCATATTATTCAATAACACTACCTCCATTCTTTTCTCTTCTTATTAGCAATTTTCTTTATATGGTAGTATTGTTTTCCTCTGTGTATAAACCCTTTTAAATCTCTTCCTGTTTCATTATGTGTCATATTGACTAAAATTTCTTTTATAGAATAACCATACTTTAATATATCTATTGTCATTCCAACTTCAACTCCATAACCAAAAGGTATTTCATCAAATTTTTCTAAAACTTCTTTTTTGAATATTCTTTGCCCAGATATAGTAGCATCTAACT
The nucleotide sequence above comes from Paraclostridium bifermentans. Encoded proteins:
- a CDS encoding NUDIX hydrolase; the protein is MIIEEQTVSSDRIYTGKVISLKVDTVEVPKKGYQKREIIEHPGAVGIVAITDDNKVLLVRQFRKAIEKVLWEIPAGKLEQGESPKDCAIRELKEETGYSANNMKLIHKFYTSSGFSNQKIYVYLATDLEKGECCLDEDEFLELHEVNLNDAYEMINKNDIEDAKTSIGLLLAKELL
- a CDS encoding DUF3866 family protein codes for the protein MISKRIGVVESIKSKSQNLEEITVNINGNIEKAYNYPKMTGSVDIGDEVVLNTTAVELSLGTGGYHFVITNLNKIESDMTPGGHIMKLRYTPLQVKVDSVEEQDSKLHDKINEFKSLDNLPVVVGTLHSMLTPFVASYKRHNPDKKLVYIMTDGASLPIYLSKNVENLKNKKLIDDTITIGNAFGGDYECINIYSALITAKEVLNADAVFVSMGPGIAGTGTKYGFTGIEQGPILDAVKKLGGTPIAIPRMSFADKRDRHVGISHHSITVLSEIVNVEVNIPIGLKDKEKLDYVNNQIKENKLAEKHNIAYVNPGSTLDDLNYFELKVKSMGRNYEQDSEFFDAASSAAYYLMEVCYDNRRANSK
- a CDS encoding glycosyl transferase 4 family protein, whose product is MNNMILYIIMLLVGVATTYVVMPFFRNMLVSSNVIRPNYKKDMIPVSMGLVFLPTIVINSIILIYFTTNHSDLVYTFMYIFGLLSMCLVGILDDIVGNRDVSGLKGHFKSLLKGHLTTGGFKALFGGFVGLAISVAISKNIADICINTLIIALSTNLMNLLDLRPGRAIKVYIVIIITLLLTLVGYPKGLVLILLPSVIVYFFDDLKAKAMMGDTGSNVLGISIGILIAIGYARPIRIGWLVFLVFIHALTEKYSLTKIIENNKVLNFIDKLGR